In Alkalihalobacillus sp. AL-G, the genomic stretch TCGTAATCCGAAAATCAGCAAATTCCCCTTCTGATCAGCAGTATTCCCAACGAATTTATGACACTTTTCGGGTGCATACAGACTATAGTCCGCTTACATTTTTCACGGGTATTTTGAACTGTTTATAATTTATTTAGGATCTACTAGACTAACTCTGAAGTCCTATTTTATATCAGAATTATTAATAATAACGTTCCTCGACCCGATATCAGAAGGAGCAGTCTTTATAACGTTCCATTTCTGTAATAGGGGTGTCATATTTGAATTTCCGAATTAGTTCCAGCTTTTTAGCTTATACATGTTCTTTTTGTTTACCGATTATAATTTTATGCTCGATATTCGTTCTGAGTGAAGTTTATCCCTTTGGTGAGGGTATGGTCTTGATTACAGATCTATACCACCAATATGTCCATCATTATAGTTACATTCTAGAAGCGGTAAAAGGGGATGAAAGCTTACTATACAGTTGGACTGCAGGGTTAGGTTCCAATTTTATTGGAAATATTGCCTATTATACCGCAAGCCCATTATTGATCATCCTTTTTTTCTTTCCAGAACGACTTTTACCAGAAGCTGTATTAGTTTTGATTTTAGTTAAGTTTGGTTTATGTGGATTATCAATAAGTTACTTCATAAGGAAGAAGTTTACGACAATCAAATTATATGAGGTCGTTTTGTTTTCCTGTTTCTATGCTCTAATGTCGTATAACATTACATACTATTACAACGTCATGTGGTTAGATGGTGTAATTTTACTTCCATTAATCATACTTTCAGTTGATGCAATTTTACATAATAAAGGAATAACGCCATATGTGATCATATTATCACTTTTGTTTATTTCTAATTTTTATATATCTTATATGATCGGTCTGTTTGTTTTTCTGTATTTTATTATTGACCTTCTTTTGCTTAAAAAGGTCAAACCTGACTATGAGGCAAAAGCTGTATTTCTTAAGTTTGTTAAAGGGACCTCAATATCTATAGGACTCACCGCCTTTTTAACAATCCCGACCTTTTTTCAGCTTATGAATTCATTGGGTTATGATCAACAAGATTCACATAATGATTTCAGTATGAATTTTATATTAAAACTGTTCAGTGGTGTATTTGATTCCGTAGAGAATGGATCGCCGAATATCTATATTGGTACCTTCGTTCTTTTGCTCGTACCAATCTTTTATATTTGTAAAATCAATTGGTATGAAAAAGTGAAATGGAGCATTTTGTTCTCTATTCTCGCGATTAGCTTTGTCGTACCACCATTAAATCTATTCTGGCATGCGGGGGATATTCCGAATTGGTTCCCGTATCGATACTCTTTCATTTTCTCTTTTATTCTTTTTTATATGAGTCTGGCAGCTTTCGAAAAAGTTCATACGATTAGATTTAAGATATTGATTCTACCTATTTTATTCTCTGCAATTATGGTAACAGTGATGTCCTTTACTAATGAGGGAGAACTTAACATTGTTGCAAACAACACTACTATTTTCTTGTTATGCGTAGTTATTTTAATGAAAAAATTAAATATTAAAAAGGCAGCTATTATTACACTAGTCCTTTATACATTAATAGAGTTATTTTTTAATAGTGCTGTCGTTTATCTTAAAGTAAATGGAGAACTGCTTCGTCCAAATCGTGATCAATACACAATATTTGATGAGTATAAAAGCGC encodes the following:
- a CDS encoding YfhO family protein, yielding MSYLNFRISSSFLAYTCSFCLPIIILCSIFVLSEVYPFGEGMVLITDLYHQYVHHYSYILEAVKGDESLLYSWTAGLGSNFIGNIAYYTASPLLIILFFFPERLLPEAVLVLILVKFGLCGLSISYFIRKKFTTIKLYEVVLFSCFYALMSYNITYYYNVMWLDGVILLPLIILSVDAILHNKGITPYVIILSLLFISNFYISYMIGLFVFLYFIIDLLLLKKVKPDYEAKAVFLKFVKGTSISIGLTAFLTIPTFFQLMNSLGYDQQDSHNDFSMNFILKLFSGVFDSVENGSPNIYIGTFVLLLVPIFYICKINWYEKVKWSILFSILAISFVVPPLNLFWHAGDIPNWFPYRYSFIFSFILFYMSLAAFEKVHTIRFKILILPILFSAIMVTVMSFTNEGELNIVANNTTIFLLCVVILMKKLNIKKAAIITLVLYTLIELFFNSAVVYLKVNGELLRPNRDQYTIFDEYKSAIDQIKTLDPMPYFRIETDANKTNNDSLTLDHSSVGHSSSMLDNDLIKTMDSLGIYSRKANYSRKGSTILTDSLFGLKYFVSSSELEDDGYELVSRANKLYIYRNNNYLPIGYPVVENIKNLKIEDIQNPFEFQSKIYQTLFETKDTLFELINPEKIQYQHAKLEGLDNSKKLIGHGKDGDITIKYFLNVNSQSRLYALFDIANAKDMEGLNVFINGKEADEYITSHFIGILELGKFNNEQVVIELHFDEEVVEFASDELFYRINTKNFSKYVNQIDRDAFTITELKGNKMKAHITINEEDQLLFLSIPWDEGWRISIDGEKVKPIKVLGAFMGIPLEKGKYELQMTFIPKGFLAGSFITCISLLIFSVIILRERKKRREVKVIDHDEEVAS